In Propionispora vibrioides, a single genomic region encodes these proteins:
- a CDS encoding NAD(P)/FAD-dependent oxidoreductase yields MKIAIMGAGLSGLACALTLEKNGLTPTILDNRRCAGDRFVNGEILLPMLEESFSDPLIQLSEAYGIYLQPTNNITALTLHSENKTAQLTGQLGFINLRGRVENSFESQLARQLKTKILFNSPYDYTDILKEFTHIVLAVGDFRYTEEIQRVKSSLAVTLKGAIVAGNFNQREVAAWLDNTIAPKGYCYLIPLSGQEANITLAYPEYPEAQGLSQNKLWDKFFERVCKDTQQDLRVTDQFEIHQYRMGISAIPRIGNTFFVGNCLGTMMPALGFGQLPSMLSGIYAAQDLLGQSSYQKTAKSIYQSYNHSLTLRKFLESLDNAKLDTLIDLVGTPLANRLLNNRRISLLKIISRLLAPLFG; encoded by the coding sequence ATGAAAATAGCAATTATGGGAGCCGGCCTGTCGGGTTTAGCCTGCGCATTAACCCTGGAGAAAAACGGTCTCACTCCCACCATCTTAGATAATCGGCGCTGCGCCGGCGACCGGTTTGTTAATGGAGAAATACTACTGCCTATGCTGGAAGAATCCTTCAGCGATCCGCTGATTCAGCTATCAGAAGCTTACGGCATATACCTGCAGCCCACCAACAATATTACGGCACTCACGTTGCATTCCGAAAATAAAACAGCCCAATTAACCGGCCAACTAGGCTTTATTAATCTGCGGGGCAGGGTGGAAAACTCGTTTGAGTCCCAATTGGCCCGGCAACTAAAGACCAAAATCTTATTCAACTCACCCTACGACTATACTGATATATTAAAAGAATTTACTCATATTGTATTGGCCGTTGGCGATTTCAGGTATACCGAGGAAATACAGCGAGTAAAAAGCAGTCTCGCTGTTACTTTAAAGGGGGCAATCGTCGCCGGGAACTTCAATCAGCGCGAAGTGGCCGCCTGGCTTGACAACACCATAGCTCCCAAAGGGTATTGCTACTTAATCCCCTTATCCGGCCAGGAAGCCAACATTACCTTAGCCTATCCGGAATATCCCGAGGCGCAGGGACTAAGCCAGAACAAGCTGTGGGACAAATTTTTCGAACGGGTCTGTAAAGATACTCAGCAAGATTTAAGAGTCACCGATCAGTTTGAAATTCACCAGTACCGGATGGGAATTTCCGCTATTCCCCGCATCGGCAACACCTTCTTTGTCGGCAATTGCCTGGGAACTATGATGCCGGCGCTGGGCTTTGGCCAATTGCCGTCCATGTTATCCGGTATTTATGCTGCCCAGGATTTGCTCGGGCAATCAAGCTACCAGAAAACGGCCAAATCCATTTACCAAAGTTATAACCACTCCCTGACACTCCGGAAGTTTCTAGAATCCTTAGACAATGCCAAACTGGACACCCTTATTGATCTCGTAGGCACTCCCCTGGCTAACCGTTTGCTGAATAACCGGCGCATCAGCCTGCTAAAAATAATCAGCCGCCTGTTGGCACCGCTTTTCGGATAA
- a CDS encoding MFS transporter — translation MLNLPSLPYYRWLVFGVTATGTFMATLDSSIVNVALPRISTTLDSSLPLVQWVVSAYLLTISCLLPLFGRLGDMLGRRSVYTTGFLIFTLGSLLCGLAGHIALLITARVIQAVGAAMLMANASAIVAATFPSSSRGQALGMVGTIVALGSLTGPSVGGVLVDLFGWESIFYVNLPIGLLGFAASQIILPREARQTGEAFDYPGAILFAAGMTCFLLSIIHGEDLGWLSKTVITLFIAAVVLLTLFIRHEKRAPFPMIDLSLFKIWAFWSGNAAGLISFMALFSNTMLLPFYLTTILHLSPSQVGLLMTPFPLLMALLAPVSGYLSDRINPAFLSTAGLSVTTLGLLSLTLLGEHSSLWEIAFSQATLGLGNALFQSPNNNSVMSSVPPEKLGIASGFNSLVRNIGQVSGIAISVSIFENRQAAALAGFTQPDAAQQVAAFLSGYHTALFAGALFAAIGAALSFVRRTELAAKN, via the coding sequence ATGCTCAATTTACCATCCTTACCATACTATCGCTGGCTGGTGTTTGGCGTAACCGCTACAGGGACTTTCATGGCAACCCTTGATTCCAGCATTGTCAACGTCGCGCTGCCCCGCATCTCGACCACGCTTGATTCCAGCCTGCCACTGGTTCAGTGGGTCGTATCGGCTTATCTGCTGACCATTTCCTGCCTGCTGCCGCTATTTGGCCGTCTGGGCGACATGCTCGGCCGCCGCTCGGTCTATACCACCGGTTTTCTCATTTTTACCCTGGGTTCGCTGCTCTGCGGCCTGGCCGGCCACATTGCCCTGTTGATCACGGCCAGAGTGATCCAAGCCGTGGGAGCCGCCATGCTCATGGCCAACGCTTCGGCCATTGTGGCTGCCACCTTTCCCAGCTCCAGCCGTGGACAAGCCCTCGGCATGGTGGGAACCATTGTCGCGCTGGGCTCCCTGACAGGCCCCAGTGTGGGCGGCGTATTGGTTGATCTGTTTGGCTGGGAGTCGATCTTCTACGTCAATCTGCCGATTGGCTTACTCGGTTTTGCCGCCAGCCAGATTATTCTCCCCCGGGAAGCCCGCCAAACCGGCGAAGCCTTCGATTACCCGGGCGCCATACTGTTCGCTGCCGGCATGACCTGCTTTCTGCTCTCCATCATTCATGGTGAGGATTTAGGCTGGCTGTCCAAAACAGTCATTACCTTGTTTATCGCTGCCGTTGTTCTCTTAACCCTCTTTATCCGTCACGAAAAACGCGCCCCCTTTCCGATGATTGACCTAAGCCTATTTAAAATTTGGGCCTTCTGGTCCGGCAATGCCGCCGGTCTGATTTCCTTCATGGCCCTTTTTTCCAATACCATGCTGCTTCCCTTCTACCTAACCACTATCCTGCACCTAAGTCCTTCGCAGGTCGGCCTGCTGATGACCCCCTTCCCACTCTTAATGGCCCTGCTGGCCCCGGTCAGCGGTTATCTGTCCGACCGGATCAACCCGGCTTTTCTCAGCACCGCCGGGCTGAGTGTGACTACCCTGGGACTGCTCTCGCTAACCCTGTTGGGCGAACACAGCTCGCTTTGGGAAATCGCCTTTTCTCAGGCTACGCTGGGCTTAGGCAACGCACTCTTTCAATCTCCCAATAACAACAGCGTCATGAGTTCGGTCCCGCCGGAAAAACTGGGCATTGCCAGCGGCTTCAATTCGCTGGTAAGAAATATTGGCCAGGTTTCGGGTATCGCCATCTCCGTGTCGATTTTCGAAAACCGCCAGGCCGCCGCACTGGCCGGTTTTACCCAGCCTGATGCGGCTCAGCAGGTTGCCGCCTTTCTGTCCGGCTACCACACCGCCCTGTTTGCGGGAGCCCTGTTTGCCGCTATCGGTGCCGCCTTATCCTTCGTCAGGCGGACTGAACTGGCCGCCAAAAACTAA
- the hcp gene encoding hydroxylamine reductase, producing the protein MDNAMFCYQCEQTFGGKGCTKGGVCGKTPEIANLQDLLIYQLKGISCYAKELIDQGKPIDKEVVKFVENSLFTTLTNVNFDVDVHVKRLQESQKIKEQLRSQAPQKTYPDAATYNLSDSKEAMLKDAVKAGIMYDQTLDADIRSLRSTVLYGLKGISAYGHQARFINFYSDQVDNFYFQGLEATTNDNLTLDDMIRVVMRTGNMSVEVMKVLDEANTTTYQNPSPHQVDVNPKKGPFIIISGHDLRDLEMLLEQTEGKGINIYTHGEMLPAHGYPGLKKYKHLAGNYGSAWQNQQKEFDNLPGCILMTTNCLMRPRETYKDRIFTTNVVGWEGVKNIKTKPDGTKDFSEIIDKALELGGFTEDEEAHKILVGFGHHATLSHAEAIVNAVKDGKVRHFFLIGGCDGARPGRNYYTEFAKLVPEDCVILTLACGKYRFNKLDFGTVAGLPRLLDIGQCNDAYSAVRIATALADAFDTDVNSLPLSIVLSWYEQKAVADLLALLSLGIQNMRLGPSLPAFLSPNVLQYLVETFSIKPISTPEDDLKSLLKQAN; encoded by the coding sequence TTGGACAATGCGATGTTTTGTTACCAGTGTGAACAAACTTTCGGCGGCAAAGGATGTACCAAGGGCGGTGTCTGCGGTAAAACCCCGGAAATTGCCAATTTGCAGGATCTACTGATTTACCAGCTAAAGGGTATCTCCTGCTATGCCAAGGAACTGATCGACCAAGGTAAACCGATTGACAAAGAGGTGGTTAAGTTTGTCGAAAATTCCCTGTTCACCACTCTGACCAACGTCAACTTCGACGTCGATGTCCATGTAAAACGGCTGCAGGAATCGCAAAAAATAAAAGAACAGTTACGCAGCCAGGCCCCGCAGAAAACCTATCCCGACGCAGCCACCTACAATCTGAGCGATAGCAAGGAGGCCATGCTCAAGGATGCGGTCAAGGCGGGCATTATGTACGACCAGACCCTGGACGCCGACATCCGTTCCCTGCGCTCCACCGTCCTGTACGGCCTAAAGGGTATCAGCGCCTACGGTCATCAGGCCAGATTTATCAACTTTTACAGCGACCAGGTAGACAACTTCTACTTCCAGGGGTTAGAAGCCACTACCAACGATAATCTCACCCTGGACGACATGATTCGTGTGGTTATGCGGACAGGTAATATGAGCGTCGAAGTCATGAAGGTACTGGACGAGGCCAATACGACGACCTATCAAAACCCATCGCCCCACCAGGTTGATGTCAACCCCAAAAAGGGCCCCTTTATCATTATCTCCGGTCATGACCTGCGCGATCTGGAAATGCTGCTGGAGCAAACCGAAGGAAAGGGTATCAACATCTATACCCACGGCGAAATGCTGCCGGCCCACGGCTATCCGGGACTGAAAAAATATAAACACCTGGCCGGCAACTACGGCTCGGCCTGGCAAAATCAGCAGAAAGAATTTGACAACCTGCCGGGCTGTATCCTGATGACCACCAACTGTCTGATGCGCCCCCGGGAAACTTATAAGGACCGGATTTTTACGACCAACGTAGTCGGCTGGGAAGGTGTGAAAAACATTAAAACCAAGCCTGACGGCACTAAGGATTTCAGTGAAATCATCGATAAGGCCTTAGAGTTAGGTGGCTTTACCGAAGATGAAGAAGCGCACAAAATCCTGGTCGGCTTCGGGCACCACGCCACCCTATCCCATGCCGAAGCCATTGTCAATGCAGTAAAGGACGGCAAGGTGCGCCACTTCTTCCTCATCGGCGGCTGCGACGGTGCCCGGCCGGGACGCAATTACTACACCGAGTTCGCCAAACTCGTTCCAGAGGACTGCGTCATCCTGACCCTGGCCTGCGGCAAATACCGTTTCAATAAGCTGGATTTCGGTACTGTCGCCGGTCTGCCGCGGCTCTTAGACATCGGGCAGTGCAACGATGCCTATTCGGCCGTCCGGATTGCCACAGCGCTGGCCGATGCCTTCGATACCGATGTCAATTCCTTGCCGCTATCCATCGTGCTGTCCTGGTACGAGCAAAAGGCCGTTGCCGACCTGTTGGCGCTCTTATCGCTTGGCATCCAAAATATGCGGCTCGGTCCCAGCTTGCCGGCCTTCCTGTCGCCTAATGTGCTGCAATATCTGGTGGAAACCTTCAGCATCAAACCGATCAGCACACCGGAGGACGACTTGAAGAGCCTGCTTAAACAGGCAAACTAA
- the gndA gene encoding NADP-dependent phosphogluconate dehydrogenase translates to MNKSQIGVIGLAVMGKNLAFNMANHGYAVAVYNRSEEKTKQLLAEAAGRQLTGAYSLQELVASLERPRKILIMVKAGSPVDTTIEQLLPYLEQGDILIDGGNSFYQDTIRRHQQLAAQGIHFIGTGVSGGEEGALKGPAIMPGGDPQAYALVQPIFEAIAAKVGEDACCTYIGSDGAGHFVKMVHNGIEYADMQLICEAYILLKELLGLKPEEIKGIFAGWNQGELNSYLIEITADILGKIDPATGKPMVEVILDKAGQKGTGKWTSQVALDLGVPIPSITTAVFERYLSAMKDERVAAAKRLTGPEAHSVRKPAAFAEAIRRALYVSKIGAYAQGFSLMAGASRQYGWNLDLGSIAMIFRGGCIIRAQFLNKIKKAYDKDQGLPSLFLDEYFRTSIENYQKDWREVVVAAIQAGIPVPAFTSSLSYFDSYRAAELPANLLQAQRDYFGAHTFERNDKEGTFHHNWEA, encoded by the coding sequence ATGAATAAGAGTCAGATTGGCGTAATCGGTCTTGCGGTCATGGGAAAAAATCTGGCATTCAATATGGCCAATCACGGCTATGCCGTAGCGGTTTACAACCGTTCGGAGGAGAAAACAAAGCAATTGCTGGCTGAGGCAGCCGGACGGCAACTGACGGGGGCCTATTCGCTGCAGGAATTGGTTGCGTCGTTGGAACGGCCGCGCAAAATACTGATTATGGTCAAAGCCGGCAGTCCGGTGGATACCACTATTGAGCAGCTTTTGCCCTATCTGGAGCAGGGAGATATTTTGATTGACGGCGGCAATTCCTTTTATCAGGACACCATTCGCCGTCATCAGCAGCTTGCCGCTCAAGGAATTCACTTTATTGGTACCGGCGTGTCCGGCGGAGAGGAAGGCGCGCTAAAAGGACCGGCGATTATGCCGGGCGGCGACCCGCAAGCCTATGCCTTGGTGCAGCCTATTTTTGAGGCTATTGCGGCCAAGGTAGGGGAGGATGCCTGCTGCACCTATATTGGCAGCGACGGGGCGGGGCATTTTGTCAAAATGGTGCATAACGGCATTGAATATGCCGATATGCAGCTCATTTGCGAGGCCTACATTTTGCTGAAAGAGCTATTGGGCCTCAAGCCTGAGGAAATTAAGGGGATTTTTGCCGGCTGGAACCAGGGCGAACTAAACAGTTACCTGATTGAAATTACGGCCGATATTTTAGGGAAAATCGATCCGGCCACAGGGAAGCCTATGGTGGAAGTTATTCTGGATAAGGCCGGACAAAAAGGTACCGGCAAATGGACCAGTCAGGTGGCGCTGGACCTGGGCGTGCCCATCCCGTCGATTACCACTGCTGTATTTGAACGCTATCTGTCGGCCATGAAGGATGAACGGGTGGCAGCCGCCAAGCGTTTGACCGGACCGGAAGCACATTCTGTTCGTAAGCCGGCGGCTTTCGCCGAAGCCATTCGCCGGGCCCTGTATGTCAGCAAAATCGGCGCCTATGCCCAGGGATTCAGTCTGATGGCCGGTGCCTCCCGGCAGTACGGCTGGAATTTGGATCTGGGCAGTATTGCGATGATTTTCCGCGGCGGCTGCATTATCCGGGCGCAGTTTTTAAATAAAATCAAGAAAGCCTACGATAAGGATCAGGGCTTGCCCAGCCTGTTTCTGGATGAGTATTTCCGCACCAGTATAGAAAATTACCAGAAGGACTGGCGGGAAGTAGTGGTTGCCGCCATTCAGGCAGGAATTCCGGTGCCGGCCTTTACCAGCTCCCTGTCCTATTTCGACAGTTACCGGGCGGCCGAGCTTCCGGCCAATCTGTTGCAGGCCCAACGGGACTATTTTGGGGCCCACACCTTTGAACGGAACGACAAGGAAGGCACTTTCCATCATAACTGGGAAGCATAA
- the gnd gene encoding phosphogluconate dehydrogenase (NAD(+)-dependent, decarboxylating) — MKLGLIGIGKMGYNLAENVLDKGHELTVYDINPDNMKGLDAKGATIAGSIENLVSCLTSPRIIYLMLPVGEPVEQTIEQVLPQLSAGDILIDGGNSHYKDTLHRYTRLKKYGIHYLDCGTSGGVSGAKQGVCLMVGGDKEIYDYCAPLFLSISVAQGCVYTGASGSGHYCKMIHNGIEYGMMQAIAEGFELLQKSGFDYNLKDVAGVWNHGSVIRSWLMELLENALQTDCDLSGIKGIMYSTGEGKWSVEEALEHAVCTPVIALALLMRYRSLETDTFSGKVVAALRNQFGGHAVASCR; from the coding sequence ATGAAACTGGGTTTAATTGGGATAGGCAAGATGGGTTACAACCTGGCGGAAAATGTCTTGGATAAAGGACACGAACTTACTGTTTATGATATTAATCCCGACAATATGAAAGGGCTGGATGCAAAGGGAGCAACCATTGCCGGATCAATAGAAAATCTAGTCAGTTGCCTGACCTCGCCGAGAATTATCTATTTGATGCTTCCCGTTGGTGAACCGGTGGAACAAACGATTGAGCAGGTGCTGCCTCAACTCAGTGCGGGAGATATCTTGATTGATGGTGGTAATTCGCACTATAAAGACACCTTGCACCGATATACGCGGCTAAAAAAATACGGTATTCATTATCTCGATTGCGGAACCAGCGGTGGGGTAAGCGGTGCAAAACAAGGAGTCTGTTTGATGGTTGGTGGTGACAAAGAAATTTATGATTATTGCGCACCGCTGTTTCTCAGTATATCAGTTGCACAGGGGTGTGTTTATACCGGCGCCAGTGGCAGCGGGCATTACTGCAAAATGATCCATAACGGCATTGAGTATGGTATGATGCAGGCGATTGCCGAAGGATTTGAACTGCTCCAGAAGAGCGGCTTTGACTATAATCTTAAAGATGTTGCCGGCGTGTGGAACCATGGGTCGGTGATTCGGAGCTGGTTGATGGAATTACTGGAGAATGCCCTGCAGACAGATTGTGATTTAAGTGGTATCAAGGGGATCATGTACTCAACGGGCGAGGGCAAGTGGTCGGTGGAAGAGGCGCTTGAACATGCGGTTTGTACTCCGGTTATTGCCCTAGCTCTCCTGATGCGCTATCGTTCCTTAGAGACAGATACCTTCTCCGGTAAAGTGGTGGCTGCCTTACGCAATCAATTTGGCGGGCATGCCGTGGCCTCGTGCAGGTAA
- a CDS encoding Cof-type HAD-IIB family hydrolase: MQEIKLIALDLDGTLLDSNKQIPESTVQYIKQISKLGIRVVVASSRMPVGALPAYELLGITTPLIALGGSYVFIPGNGKVLYNHPMSLPDYHYAVRLLEEYQTYFKVYGREYFYIRNMDERTRLFSQAHHSPGRSMEGKSLVFIPESAYNLFALDIADELLSFYHAAIREHCPQLQVFAEGKSGLGLVDRQAGKENALLAIKEYYGLAWKNIMAIGNECNDVGMIKIAGIGLAMANGCEEVKEVANVVIGDHDHLGVEKALKQYLE; encoded by the coding sequence ATGCAGGAGATAAAATTAATAGCCCTCGATCTTGATGGCACTTTGCTGGACAGTAATAAACAGATACCGGAAAGTACGGTACAGTATATAAAGCAAATTAGCAAACTGGGCATCAGGGTAGTGGTAGCATCGTCCCGCATGCCGGTCGGAGCTTTACCGGCTTATGAACTGTTGGGAATTACGACACCACTGATAGCTCTGGGGGGAAGTTATGTTTTTATCCCAGGCAATGGTAAGGTCCTTTATAATCACCCCATGTCTTTGCCGGACTACCACTATGCGGTGCGGCTGCTTGAGGAGTATCAGACGTATTTTAAAGTTTACGGCCGGGAGTATTTTTACATCCGGAATATGGATGAAAGAACAAGACTGTTTTCGCAGGCCCATCACTCTCCCGGCAGGTCGATGGAGGGGAAAAGTCTGGTATTTATACCGGAGTCGGCTTACAACTTATTTGCCTTGGACATTGCCGACGAGTTGCTGTCATTTTATCATGCTGCCATCCGGGAGCATTGTCCCCAGCTACAAGTGTTTGCTGAGGGGAAAAGCGGGTTAGGCTTGGTTGACCGGCAGGCAGGTAAAGAAAATGCTTTGCTGGCCATTAAAGAATATTATGGTCTTGCCTGGAAAAACATTATGGCGATTGGTAATGAGTGCAATGATGTTGGGATGATCAAAATTGCTGGTATCGGTTTGGCTATGGCTAATGGCTGTGAAGAAGTAAAAGAAGTTGCCAACGTGGTAATTGGTGATCATGACCATTTGGGAGTGGAGAAAGCTCTGAAACAATATCTCGAATAA
- a CDS encoding PTS system mannose/fructose/N-acetylgalactosamine-transporter subunit IIB, whose translation MGAICLTRVDDRLIHGQVMTKWSKGGFNSNAIFVIDDEIAKDPFMKDIYAMSTANSGMTIKVFSIDGAVEYWEKDNFGNDRAILLFKTIGAVKQAIEKGMPLDNLNVGGVAKKKDAKFVIDSVALLPADVEILKELNAKGVKIFFQTVPDTKLVSLENGLKSIS comes from the coding sequence ATGGGAGCAATTTGTTTAACCAGAGTGGATGATCGCTTGATTCATGGGCAGGTTATGACAAAGTGGTCAAAAGGTGGTTTCAATAGTAACGCAATTTTTGTTATAGATGACGAAATAGCCAAAGACCCTTTTATGAAGGATATTTATGCTATGTCCACAGCCAATTCGGGGATGACGATTAAAGTGTTTTCCATAGATGGTGCCGTAGAATATTGGGAAAAAGACAACTTTGGCAATGACCGGGCGATTTTGCTGTTTAAAACGATTGGCGCCGTCAAACAAGCGATTGAAAAAGGCATGCCGCTTGATAATTTAAATGTAGGCGGGGTTGCTAAGAAAAAAGATGCCAAGTTTGTCATTGATAGTGTGGCCTTGCTGCCCGCTGATGTGGAGATACTGAAAGAGCTGAATGCCAAGGGAGTCAAAATATTCTTCCAAACTGTGCCGGATACCAAATTGGTTAGTCTGGAAAACGGATTGAAATCCATATCTTAG
- a CDS encoding PTS sugar transporter subunit IIA, whose amino-acid sequence MKQTVVLVITHGKFGIELLKSVEMIIGQQENAFALGLCLGNDVDELRKEAEQIVKSAKEAGKEVVIFVDLLGGSPSNVGLYMAKMYDVKVITGVNILMLIELFTSRDTKEPAELLDAVTNSGIDGIKQFP is encoded by the coding sequence ATGAAACAAACAGTGGTGCTGGTGATTACCCATGGCAAATTTGGCATTGAATTGCTAAAAAGTGTGGAAATGATTATTGGTCAACAAGAGAATGCGTTTGCTTTGGGGCTATGCTTGGGAAATGATGTCGATGAACTTCGCAAGGAAGCGGAGCAAATTGTAAAGTCGGCTAAGGAAGCTGGCAAAGAAGTTGTCATTTTTGTTGATTTATTGGGTGGCAGTCCCTCCAATGTTGGTTTATATATGGCAAAAATGTATGATGTAAAGGTAATTACCGGAGTGAACATATTAATGCTTATCGAATTGTTCACTTCCCGCGATACCAAGGAACCGGCGGAACTTCTTGACGCCGTGACTAATTCCGGAATTGATGGCATAAAACAATTTCCTTAA
- a CDS encoding PTS system mannose/fructose/sorbose family transporter subunit IID, which translates to MSEELTNQETNPIAPPEKITNKDLAKSWFRWWYANEIPHSFDRMIAPSLLWALMPIIRKLYKDDRHVKEAYERHSQFFNTQAVWGGGTILGITISLEEARAQGLADGSIDPDSEESGIINATKVGLMGPLAGIGDAIDSGTVQYILLAIFLPWAQAGSGLGALIPWLAFVALTYTYGFYFVKLGHRLGRAAVSEIVGGKNIKRIINGLSVLGIFMMGILAASYVKVESSLKWSISGKEFVLQKIFDQILPGLLPLITVMGVYWYFTRKGLKITHALVGMSVILGVLAGVGIL; encoded by the coding sequence ATGAGTGAAGAACTTACTAATCAGGAAACAAATCCAATTGCTCCTCCCGAGAAAATTACCAATAAGGATTTAGCGAAAAGCTGGTTTCGCTGGTGGTATGCTAATGAGATTCCTCATAGCTTTGACCGGATGATTGCCCCTTCCTTGCTGTGGGCACTTATGCCGATAATAAGAAAATTATATAAAGATGATCGGCATGTTAAAGAGGCCTATGAACGGCATTCCCAGTTTTTTAACACTCAGGCCGTATGGGGCGGGGGGACGATACTGGGGATCACCATATCGCTGGAAGAAGCCAGAGCGCAGGGCTTGGCGGATGGCAGTATTGATCCTGACAGTGAAGAAAGCGGCATTATTAATGCCACTAAAGTGGGCTTAATGGGACCATTGGCAGGGATCGGTGATGCCATCGACTCCGGTACGGTGCAATATATTCTATTGGCGATCTTTCTGCCCTGGGCACAAGCCGGCAGCGGCCTGGGCGCATTAATCCCCTGGCTTGCTTTCGTGGCTTTGACGTATACATATGGGTTCTATTTTGTTAAGCTGGGCCATCGGCTGGGGCGGGCCGCAGTAAGTGAAATTGTGGGCGGTAAAAATATCAAGAGAATTATCAATGGACTATCTGTCTTAGGGATATTTATGATGGGGATTTTGGCCGCTTCTTATGTAAAAGTGGAAAGCAGTTTGAAATGGAGTATTTCCGGCAAGGAATTTGTGCTTCAGAAAATTTTTGATCAGATTTTGCCGGGACTGCTGCCGCTGATTACGGTTATGGGTGTATATTGGTATTTCACGCGAAAAGGATTGAAAATTACGCACGCTCTGGTTGGCATGTCGGTTATTTTAGGAGTTCTTGCCGGAGTCGGTATATTGTAA
- a CDS encoding PTS mannose/fructose/sorbose/N-acetylgalactosamine transporter subunit IIC, with product MGEISATQAALIALWVTVVQARALGYSTLMLRFSPMMTGLVVGLVLGNVPLAMTITAAIQLIYMGMIAPGGAMPSEPAVATAVAVPVAMLAGLAPTEAIAVAVPVGLLGSYIYSFRFFINSFIVRLMDKYAAEANDKGLTFAIIILPILVSMVLFFPLLFIGLYAGAPVIASFLAQLSGGIVFHVLGAVGGGLAALGIALIMKVIGKTQFIVFFLLAYFMAVSLKSLGINTVTYAIIGGIIAYLYTICANENVER from the coding sequence ATGGGGGAAATTAGCGCAACCCAGGCGGCTCTGATCGCGCTGTGGGTGACGGTGGTTCAGGCTCGTGCTCTTGGTTATTCAACGTTGATGCTCAGATTTAGCCCGATGATGACGGGACTGGTTGTTGGTCTTGTCTTAGGGAATGTTCCGCTGGCGATGACCATTACGGCAGCGATTCAATTGATTTACATGGGGATGATCGCACCAGGGGGAGCCATGCCCAGTGAACCGGCCGTAGCGACTGCGGTTGCCGTACCGGTTGCTATGCTTGCCGGATTGGCGCCTACCGAAGCGATCGCCGTAGCCGTGCCGGTCGGTCTTTTGGGTAGCTATATTTATTCCTTTCGGTTTTTTATTAACTCCTTTATTGTCCGTTTGATGGATAAATATGCTGCTGAAGCGAATGATAAAGGCCTGACTTTTGCTATTATCATTCTTCCCATATTGGTTAGCATGGTTCTGTTCTTTCCGCTCTTGTTTATCGGCCTTTACGCCGGAGCACCGGTCATTGCCTCGTTCCTGGCCCAGCTTTCCGGCGGCATCGTATTCCATGTGTTGGGCGCTGTTGGCGGTGGCCTGGCGGCGCTGGGGATTGCCCTGATCATGAAAGTCATCGGTAAGACCCAGTTTATCGTGTTCTTTTTACTGGCCTATTTTATGGCTGTAAGCCTGAAGAGCCTGGGCATCAATACGGTGACTTATGCCATTATCGGCGGGATCATCGCGTATCTATACACCATTTGTGCGAATGAAAATGTAGAACGTTAA